A stretch of the Candidatus Binatia bacterium genome encodes the following:
- a CDS encoding aminotransferase class V-fold PLP-dependent enzyme yields the protein MSRFGKAIRSEWLLDPAFVYLNHGTVGAPPRRAFEAQERIRREVELQPARFLLRELSAIAVGGPRAEPPRMRAAADRVARFLNAEGKDLVFVDNATTAINAVLRSFPLRPGDEIVISDHAYGAIRNAAAFRARETGAVVREVPLPGPPFSAEGIAEAYAAALSPRARLLIVDHVTSESALILPLEAIVAKAKALGLRVLVDGAHGPGAVPVDLSALGAIGADWYAANLHKWAFAPRSCGILWAAPERQEELHPPVISWGIGRGFLAEFDWVGTRDPSAWLATPAALDWFEELGADAVREHNRALALRARAFLTERWGTEPAAPESMTGPMTTIPMPERLGSEPEDAARVRDRLLFQDRIEVQVHAWRGRIWARVSAQLYNDDDDLERLATAVAALPS from the coding sequence ATGAGCCGTTTCGGCAAGGCGATCCGTTCCGAGTGGCTGCTCGATCCCGCCTTCGTCTACCTCAATCACGGGACCGTCGGCGCGCCGCCCCGCCGCGCGTTCGAGGCGCAGGAGCGGATTCGCCGGGAAGTGGAGCTCCAACCGGCGCGCTTCCTGCTGCGTGAGCTCTCGGCCATCGCGGTGGGCGGTCCGCGCGCGGAGCCGCCGCGGATGCGCGCGGCCGCGGACCGGGTCGCCCGATTCCTGAACGCCGAGGGGAAGGACCTCGTCTTCGTGGACAACGCCACGACGGCAATCAACGCGGTGCTCCGCTCCTTTCCCCTCCGGCCGGGCGACGAGATCGTGATCTCCGACCATGCCTACGGCGCGATCCGGAACGCCGCCGCGTTCCGCGCGCGGGAGACCGGCGCGGTCGTGCGGGAGGTCCCGCTTCCGGGTCCGCCGTTCTCGGCGGAGGGCATCGCCGAGGCGTACGCGGCCGCGCTCTCGCCGCGAGCGCGGCTCCTGATCGTGGACCACGTCACCTCGGAGAGCGCCCTGATCTTGCCGCTCGAGGCGATCGTCGCGAAGGCGAAGGCGCTCGGCCTGCGGGTGCTGGTCGACGGGGCGCACGGTCCCGGCGCCGTCCCGGTGGATTTGAGCGCGCTGGGCGCGATCGGCGCCGACTGGTACGCCGCGAACCTCCACAAGTGGGCGTTCGCGCCGCGGAGCTGCGGCATTCTCTGGGCGGCGCCGGAGCGGCAGGAGGAGCTGCATCCCCCGGTGATCTCCTGGGGCATCGGCCGGGGGTTCCTGGCGGAGTTCGATTGGGTGGGCACGCGCGACCCCTCGGCGTGGCTCGCGACGCCCGCCGCGCTCGACTGGTTCGAGGAGCTGGGGGCCGACGCGGTGCGCGAGCACAACCGCGCGCTGGCGCTCCGCGCCCGCGCGTTCCTTACGGAGCGGTGGGGGACGGAGCCGGCGGCGCCGGAGTCGATGACCGGCCCCATGACGACGATCCCGATGCCCGAGCGTCTCGGGAGCGAGCCGGAGGACGCCGCGCGCGTCCGCGACCGGCTCCTCTTCCAGGATCGGATCGAGGTTCAGGTGCACGCATGGCGGGGGAGGATCTGGGCGCGCGTCTCGGCCCAGCTCTACAACGACGACGACGACCTGGAGCGGCTCGCGACTGCGGTCGCGGCGCTCCCTAGCTGA
- a CDS encoding DUF6600 domain-containing protein, whose translation MFRRTAIWIAMAAAVVSAGCSSRRGDQLSQDDYPYAGPPSDSYSDARGASNGRAAANRHDAAPRTERDRRSGDTDYYGRWAYAYGRDPSYDYYLASSYGDGGYYDRGYDDDGYGDDEYGYPVTVSYFYDELDPYGDWYDDPRYGWVWYPEATYAGWRPYLNGHWVYTDWGWAWVSEDPWGADPYHYGRWACDASNRWMWVPDDVWAPAWVSWRYGDGWAGWAPLPPEATWDVSFGVRYADDFVAPSRWCFVPATRLTSTRLRSYVAPLPETRRIYTETRDLTRYASVNGRVAERGLRPALIERATGRDIPQYRLTTREGGLRRDMVRGRTLVSPMPVLAREGRGRGGERLTTEMRARRDRFEREMRVRGGRLERGQRMPPGRGGEMQARGRLERGAPVERQRGFDRARMEQDRRDQMRMERDRRDQARVERDRNAREDRALQQQRFESQQRQRGFERQQQQRYEREQQGLRQQQEQRQQQRIERQQQYDRGQSQQRRRDRAEAEGRARAEQQAQRDQARQQAEQARYERQQYRQQAEQERYQRQQYRQQTEQERYQRQQQQQQQDARARQEERRQQAQAQQPQQQQQQQQQPQQRVRQERGNRGGSDQEPSQDQGSDQRGHGRGRGHNR comes from the coding sequence GTGTTTCGAAGAACAGCGATCTGGATAGCGATGGCGGCGGCCGTCGTTTCCGCGGGGTGCTCGTCGCGACGAGGCGACCAGCTCTCCCAGGACGACTACCCCTACGCGGGGCCGCCTTCCGATTCGTATAGCGACGCCCGCGGCGCCTCGAACGGACGCGCGGCCGCGAACCGACACGATGCCGCTCCCAGGACGGAGCGCGACCGCCGTTCCGGCGACACCGATTACTACGGCCGCTGGGCGTACGCCTACGGCCGCGACCCGTCGTACGACTATTATCTCGCCTCCTCGTATGGCGACGGCGGCTACTACGATCGCGGCTACGACGACGACGGCTACGGCGACGACGAATACGGCTACCCCGTCACGGTCTCCTACTTCTACGACGAGCTCGATCCCTACGGCGACTGGTACGACGACCCGCGTTACGGCTGGGTCTGGTACCCCGAAGCGACGTACGCCGGCTGGCGCCCCTACCTCAACGGGCACTGGGTCTACACCGATTGGGGCTGGGCCTGGGTTTCCGAGGATCCCTGGGGAGCCGATCCCTATCACTACGGCCGATGGGCCTGCGACGCTTCGAATCGCTGGATGTGGGTCCCCGACGACGTGTGGGCGCCGGCGTGGGTGTCGTGGCGCTACGGCGACGGCTGGGCCGGCTGGGCGCCGCTTCCGCCCGAGGCGACGTGGGACGTTTCCTTCGGGGTTCGCTACGCCGACGACTTCGTCGCTCCGTCGCGCTGGTGCTTCGTTCCGGCGACCCGGCTCACGAGCACGCGGCTCCGCTCGTACGTGGCGCCGCTTCCCGAGACGCGGCGGATCTACACCGAGACCCGGGATCTGACCCGCTACGCGTCGGTGAACGGGCGGGTGGCCGAGCGCGGACTTCGGCCCGCGCTGATCGAGCGCGCCACGGGACGAGACATCCCGCAGTACCGCCTGACGACCCGCGAGGGCGGCCTCCGGCGCGACATGGTGCGCGGCAGGACCCTCGTATCGCCGATGCCGGTTCTCGCGCGAGAAGGTAGGGGGCGCGGCGGCGAGCGCCTCACCACCGAGATGCGCGCGCGCCGCGATCGCTTCGAGCGGGAGATGCGGGTTCGCGGCGGCAGGCTGGAGCGCGGGCAGCGGATGCCTCCGGGGCGCGGCGGCGAAATGCAGGCGCGCGGACGGCTCGAGCGCGGAGCGCCGGTCGAGCGGCAGCGTGGATTCGATCGCGCGCGGATGGAGCAGGATCGGCGGGATCAGATGCGCATGGAGCGGGACCGCCGGGATCAGGCGCGCGTGGAGCGGGACCGCAACGCCCGCGAGGACCGTGCGCTTCAGCAGCAGCGCTTCGAGAGCCAGCAGCGGCAGCGCGGCTTCGAGCGCCAGCAGCAGCAACGCTACGAGCGCGAGCAGCAGGGCCTGCGCCAGCAGCAGGAGCAGCGCCAGCAGCAGCGCATCGAACGGCAGCAGCAATACGACCGCGGCCAATCCCAGCAGCGCCGCAGGGATCGCGCTGAAGCCGAGGGGCGCGCTCGCGCCGAGCAGCAGGCCCAGCGCGACCAGGCCCGCCAGCAGGCCGAGCAAGCGCGGTACGAGCGCCAGCAATACCGGCAGCAGGCGGAGCAGGAGCGCTACCAGCGCCAGCAATACCGGCAGCAGACAGAGCAGGAGCGCTACCAGCGCCAACAGCAGCAGCAGCAGCAGGACGCTCGCGCGCGTCAGGAAGAGCGCCGCCAGCAGGCACAGGCGCAGCAGCCACAGCAGCAGCAGCAACAGCAACAGCAGCCGCAGCAGCGGGTCCGGCAGGAGCGCGGCAATCGCGGCGGCTCCGACCAGGAGCCCAGCCAGGACCAGGGCTCCGATCAACGGGGCCACGGGCGGGGGCGCGGCCACAACCGCTGA
- a CDS encoding histidine triad nucleotide-binding protein, which produces MSDCLFCRIVSGEIPSKPVADTADLLAFRDIAPQAPTHILIIPKRHIAPSAAELTPEHGTLLGQLFPLAARIARDEGLGSGWRLVTNVGPHAGQTVFHLHFHLVGGAPLGRFGS; this is translated from the coding sequence ATGAGCGACTGTCTCTTCTGCCGCATCGTCAGCGGCGAGATCCCCTCGAAGCCTGTGGCCGACACGGCCGACCTCCTCGCGTTCCGCGACATCGCGCCTCAGGCTCCGACCCACATCCTGATCATTCCCAAGCGACACATCGCCCCCTCCGCCGCGGAGCTCACGCCGGAACATGGGACGCTCCTGGGGCAGCTCTTCCCGTTGGCGGCGCGCATCGCCCGCGACGAGGGGCTGGGATCGGGGTGGCGGCTCGTGACCAATGTCGGCCCGCACGCGGGGCAGACCGTCTTTCACCTTCATTTCCACCTCGTGGGAGGCGCCCCGCTGGGGCGATTCGGATCATGA
- a CDS encoding DEAD/DEAH box helicase, whose protein sequence is MPFATLGLPPAVLKGVRAAGYTDPTPVQNRAIPLVLSGQDVIAAAQTGTGKTAAFILPILSRLLEGPKRIRALVLTPTRELAAQVETNARDYARFTDIRVGVVYGGVPLPPQERQMKAGVELLVATPGRLLDLHDRLALRLDFIEILVLDEADRMVDMGFAPDLKRILRLLPSERQTLLFSATMPPELNNVAKDALKNPARVDLAPPSRPAAGITQAVYPVARDKKTDLLDAMLSKDEASSVIVFARTKHGADRLAKLLVRRGHSVASIHGNRSQSQRERALSDLRRGRVSVLVATDIASRGIDVEGITHVINFDVPHTPEDYVHRIGRTGRVDAVGDAFTLMAPEEGKQMTAIERFLGRAIPRVTLPDFDYKARPSDGRREERSGREDRAGNGSPREQGSGARERRGATYPGSSREGRHGGGAAGGPRRGGGSRRPGSGPGSGSQPRSGGPRNGGSGRGAGSENDRRRPDQATPAGDADRHGRRPRKVTSAERMRRGRH, encoded by the coding sequence ATGCCATTCGCCACACTGGGCTTGCCGCCCGCCGTCCTCAAAGGGGTGCGGGCCGCCGGATATACCGATCCGACGCCCGTCCAGAACCGCGCCATCCCGCTCGTGCTGTCGGGACAGGACGTGATCGCCGCGGCGCAGACCGGAACGGGAAAGACCGCGGCGTTCATCCTCCCCATCCTGAGCCGTCTCCTCGAGGGCCCCAAGCGCATCCGCGCCCTGGTGCTGACGCCGACCCGCGAGCTGGCCGCCCAGGTGGAGACGAACGCCCGCGATTATGCCCGCTTCACCGACATCCGGGTGGGAGTCGTTTACGGCGGCGTGCCCCTTCCGCCCCAGGAGCGCCAGATGAAGGCCGGGGTGGAGCTGCTCGTCGCCACGCCGGGGCGCCTCCTCGACCTGCACGACCGCCTCGCGCTCCGCCTCGACTTCATCGAGATCCTGGTGCTGGACGAGGCCGACCGCATGGTGGACATGGGCTTCGCCCCCGACCTGAAGCGCATCCTTCGCCTCCTGCCGTCGGAGCGCCAGACGCTCCTCTTCTCGGCGACGATGCCTCCGGAGCTGAACAACGTCGCGAAGGACGCCCTCAAGAACCCGGCGCGGGTCGACCTGGCCCCTCCGTCGCGGCCCGCGGCGGGGATCACGCAAGCGGTCTATCCCGTGGCCCGCGACAAGAAGACCGACCTCCTCGACGCCATGCTCTCCAAGGACGAGGCCTCGAGCGTGATCGTCTTCGCGCGCACCAAGCACGGCGCCGACCGCCTGGCCAAGCTGCTCGTGCGGCGCGGCCACTCGGTGGCCTCGATCCACGGAAACCGGAGCCAGAGCCAGCGCGAGCGCGCGCTCTCCGACCTCCGCCGCGGACGCGTGTCGGTGCTGGTCGCGACCGACATCGCCTCGCGCGGGATCGACGTGGAGGGGATCACCCACGTGATCAACTTCGACGTGCCGCACACGCCCGAGGACTACGTGCACCGCATCGGGCGCACCGGCCGCGTCGACGCGGTCGGCGACGCCTTCACGCTCATGGCTCCCGAAGAGGGAAAGCAGATGACCGCCATCGAGCGGTTCCTCGGCCGCGCCATCCCGCGCGTCACGCTGCCCGACTTCGACTACAAGGCGCGCCCCTCGGACGGCCGCCGCGAAGAGCGGAGCGGCCGCGAGGATCGGGCCGGAAACGGCTCACCTCGCGAGCAGGGCTCCGGCGCGCGCGAACGGCGCGGCGCCACCTACCCCGGCTCCTCGCGCGAAGGGCGCCACGGCGGCGGCGCGGCCGGCGGGCCGCGGCGCGGCGGCGGTTCCCGGCGGCCCGGCTCCGGACCCGGGTCGGGATCCCAACCCCGCTCCGGCGGTCCGCGCAACGGTGGCTCCGGCCGCGGCGCGGGATCCGAGAACGACCGGCGGCGTCCCGACCAGGCCACCCCCGCGGGGGATGCCGATCGCCATGGGCGGCGTCCCCGCAAGGTGACGTCGGCCGAGCGCATGCGGCGAGGACGCCACTAG
- a CDS encoding amidase, with product MPDLHADLCFQPVAQLSDLIRRRKLSPVELTQAYLDRIRRYAAEMNAFVTVTDDVAMRQAREAEQEIQRGRRRGPLHGIPYGAKDLLATAGIKTTWGAAPTRSQMFDKDATVIRLLREAGAVLLGKLGMVEFAGCLGYRFANASLTGPGRNPWNLDRWTGGSSSGSGAAVASGLVGFAIGTETWGSILCPSAFCGVTGLRPTYGRVSRAGGMVGSFTLDKIGPLARSAGDCRMVLEAIAGPDPDDPSAADEPVRMRRRRLDLRSLRAALVPLDFAKTPGAEPEVGAAFRAAVDELRGAGLPIEEAKLPEFPASETATTVLYAEALSTFEKFFDDGTVRQLKDPYAPYQREVTEALTGADYVKATRMRAVLQEKMLDFYSRYDVIVTPNFMSVAPPVAEDLVKTLPYADPVGAIGNACGLPAIALPAGFGRGHMPASFQIMGSAFEEGLLLDLGELYQARTSFHVQRPPRYA from the coding sequence GTGCCTGACCTCCACGCCGATCTCTGTTTCCAGCCGGTCGCGCAGCTCTCCGACCTCATCCGCCGGAGGAAGCTCTCCCCCGTCGAGCTGACCCAGGCCTACCTCGACCGGATCCGGCGCTACGCGGCCGAGATGAACGCCTTCGTCACGGTGACGGACGACGTCGCGATGCGGCAGGCGCGCGAGGCGGAGCAGGAGATCCAGCGCGGCCGGCGCCGCGGCCCGCTGCACGGCATTCCCTACGGCGCGAAGGATCTCCTGGCGACGGCGGGGATCAAGACCACCTGGGGTGCGGCGCCGACCCGGAGTCAGATGTTCGACAAGGACGCCACGGTGATCCGGCTGCTGCGCGAGGCGGGCGCGGTGCTCTTGGGCAAGCTGGGGATGGTGGAGTTCGCGGGATGCCTCGGCTACCGCTTCGCCAACGCCTCGCTGACGGGCCCCGGCAGGAATCCGTGGAACCTGGACCGCTGGACCGGCGGCTCCTCGTCGGGATCGGGCGCCGCCGTGGCCTCAGGGCTGGTCGGCTTCGCCATCGGCACCGAGACGTGGGGGTCGATCCTCTGCCCCTCCGCGTTCTGCGGCGTGACGGGACTCCGCCCCACCTACGGGCGGGTGAGCCGTGCCGGAGGGATGGTCGGATCGTTCACGCTCGACAAGATCGGCCCGCTCGCGCGGAGCGCGGGCGATTGCCGCATGGTGCTCGAGGCGATCGCGGGCCCCGACCCCGACGATCCGAGCGCGGCCGACGAGCCGGTCCGCATGCGGCGCCGCCGGCTGGACCTGCGGAGCCTGCGCGCCGCGCTGGTGCCGCTGGATTTCGCGAAGACTCCGGGCGCCGAGCCCGAAGTCGGCGCCGCCTTCCGCGCGGCCGTGGACGAGCTGCGCGGCGCGGGGCTGCCGATCGAGGAGGCGAAGCTCCCCGAGTTCCCCGCCTCGGAGACGGCGACGACCGTCCTCTATGCCGAGGCGCTCTCCACCTTCGAGAAGTTCTTCGACGACGGCACGGTGCGCCAGCTCAAGGATCCCTACGCCCCCTACCAGCGCGAGGTCACCGAGGCGCTCACGGGCGCCGACTACGTGAAGGCAACGCGCATGCGCGCCGTGCTCCAAGAGAAGATGCTCGACTTCTATTCCCGCTACGACGTCATCGTCACGCCCAACTTCATGTCGGTCGCGCCGCCGGTGGCCGAGGACCTCGTGAAGACCCTTCCCTACGCTGATCCCGTCGGCGCCATCGGAAACGCGTGCGGCCTTCCCGCGATCGCGCTGCCCGCCGGCTTCGGCCGCGGGCACATGCCGGCCTCGTTCCAGATCATGGGATCGGCGTTCGAGGAGGGACTGCTGCTGGACCTGGGCGAGCTGTACCAGGCGCGCACGTCATTCCACGTGCAGCGGCCACCCCGCTACGCCTAG
- a CDS encoding aminotransferase class V-fold PLP-dependent enzyme produces the protein MAHDRGAAATAADPLLARLLELERLTAPLHPDAEERESLAEAAFVHAEALSDEVERGVPSVRDHGDRAITEFPIGPEPVDAATVFSLLVRHVDALGMTPHAPGFFGYIPGGNLYHAAIADFLAAVSNRFTGHFLGSPGAVRVENQVLRWLGSTVGYPASAAGSLASGGSLANLSAILAAREAANLRSEQVPRAVIYATEHVHHCIPKGLRVAGLGESPLRRVPMDAHWRMDPESLDRMIDEDARAGRIPWLIVATAGTTDAGAVDPLEAIADVARRRGLWMHVDGAYGGMFALAAEGRRILAGIERSDSVVLDPHKGLHIPYGVGAVLVKDARAMRAAHRFDAAYVPDEAHEVEEPSPSELSPELSRPFRGLRLWLPLLLLGTRPFEAALEEKLLLARYAHRRLSEIPGLEVGPEPDLSIVVFRMAPDRADADERNDRLARALEEDGRAFLSTTRLSGKRFLRLAILASRTHRHQVDRAIDAIRELSAALGSA, from the coding sequence GTGGCCCACGACCGGGGCGCCGCGGCCACCGCGGCCGACCCCCTCCTCGCCCGGCTCCTCGAGCTGGAACGGCTGACCGCTCCGCTTCACCCCGACGCGGAAGAGCGGGAGTCCCTGGCCGAAGCCGCGTTCGTCCACGCCGAGGCGCTCTCCGACGAAGTCGAGCGCGGCGTCCCCAGCGTGCGCGACCACGGCGACCGCGCGATCACCGAGTTCCCGATCGGCCCCGAGCCGGTCGACGCCGCCACCGTCTTCTCGCTTCTGGTCCGGCACGTGGACGCCCTGGGCATGACGCCCCACGCGCCCGGGTTCTTCGGGTACATCCCGGGCGGGAATCTCTACCATGCCGCCATCGCCGACTTCCTCGCCGCCGTGAGCAATCGCTTCACGGGTCACTTCCTGGGAAGTCCGGGCGCGGTGCGCGTCGAAAACCAGGTGCTCCGCTGGCTCGGCTCGACGGTCGGCTATCCGGCGAGCGCCGCCGGCTCGCTCGCCTCGGGCGGGAGCCTCGCGAACCTGAGCGCGATCCTCGCCGCGCGCGAGGCGGCGAACCTCCGCTCCGAGCAGGTGCCACGCGCGGTGATCTACGCGACCGAGCACGTCCATCACTGCATCCCCAAGGGACTCCGCGTCGCGGGCCTCGGCGAATCCCCGCTCCGCCGCGTCCCGATGGACGCGCACTGGCGCATGGACCCCGAATCGCTCGACCGGATGATCGACGAGGATGCCCGCGCCGGACGGATCCCGTGGCTGATCGTCGCGACCGCGGGCACCACCGACGCCGGCGCGGTGGATCCGCTGGAAGCGATCGCCGACGTCGCGCGACGCCGCGGCCTCTGGATGCACGTGGACGGCGCCTACGGCGGCATGTTCGCGCTCGCCGCCGAGGGGCGGCGGATCCTGGCGGGGATCGAGCGCTCCGACTCGGTGGTGCTCGACCCCCACAAGGGGCTGCACATCCCCTACGGCGTGGGGGCGGTGCTGGTGAAGGACGCGCGCGCGATGCGCGCGGCGCACCGCTTCGACGCGGCGTACGTTCCGGACGAAGCGCACGAGGTGGAGGAGCCCTCCCCGTCGGAGCTCTCGCCCGAGCTGAGCCGCCCCTTCCGCGGGCTTCGCCTCTGGCTTCCGCTCCTGCTGCTCGGGACGCGGCCGTTCGAGGCGGCGCTCGAGGAGAAGCTGCTGCTGGCGCGCTATGCGCACCGGCGCCTCTCGGAGATTCCGGGGCTCGAGGTGGGACCCGAGCCCGATCTCTCGATCGTGGTCTTCCGGATGGCGCCCGACCGCGCCGACGCCGACGAGCGCAACGACCGGCTGGCGCGCGCGCTGGAAGAGGACGGCCGCGCCTTTCTCTCGACCACGCGGCTTTCGGGGAAGCGCTTCCTGCGCCTCGCCATCCTCGCGTCGCGCACGCATCGCCATCAAGTGGACCGCGCGATCGACGCGATCCGGGAGCTCAGCGCCGCCCTGGGCTCGGCCTAG
- a CDS encoding DinB family protein — MLLIARPAPGEFLPYYGRYIDLVGDDLFGALRSGVGSMRELVGALPEARGDFRYAPGKWSVKEVLGHVIDCERVFTYRALRFSRNDATPLPGFDENAWTPQSGYASRSLSSLLDEHRDVRAATVAFFENLPEAMWGRSGTANDARMSVRAAAYVIAGHELHHQNVLRERYLNA, encoded by the coding sequence ATGCTGCTGATTGCTCGGCCGGCGCCCGGCGAATTCCTTCCCTACTACGGCCGCTACATCGACCTCGTCGGCGACGACCTCTTCGGCGCGCTGCGATCGGGCGTGGGCTCCATGCGCGAGCTCGTGGGGGCGCTGCCGGAAGCGCGCGGCGACTTCCGCTACGCGCCCGGCAAGTGGAGCGTGAAGGAGGTGCTGGGGCACGTGATCGACTGCGAGCGCGTGTTTACCTATCGCGCCCTCCGCTTCTCCCGCAACGATGCCACGCCGCTTCCCGGGTTCGACGAGAACGCATGGACGCCGCAGTCGGGGTACGCGTCGCGCTCGCTTTCCAGCCTGCTGGACGAGCATCGCGACGTCCGCGCCGCCACCGTCGCCTTCTTCGAGAACCTTCCCGAGGCGATGTGGGGGCGGTCCGGCACGGCGAACGACGCGCGGATGAGCGTGCGCGCGGCGGCGTACGTGATCGCCGGCCACGAGCTGCATCATCAGAACGTCCTGCGCGAGCGGTACTTGAACGCCTGA
- a CDS encoding FAD-dependent oxidoreductase, which produces MAGKKIIIVGGGVSGLATAWYCLERGHEVTVLERGPEHHDCCSLGNAGFISPSHFIPLASPGVVGKALRWLGDPESPFWVRPRLDPAFLAWSFRFWRASRPERARRAGPLLRDLNLTSRSLFEELARRTGNDFGLTEEGLLLLFRSEAALDVERRHAAAARELGMEAVILDRAGVAALEPSLTLDVTGGVHYPMDAHVTPQRFCATLARLVRERGGAFAWESGVTGWRASGRRIEAAITPRGEHRGDEFVVAAGSWSRAVLRPLGVPIALEPGKGYSLTLPEPPERPRRSLLLQEARVAITPMGSTLRVGGTMELGAGTLGVNPPRIRGIVRSMGRYLPAFTPDRFAGIEPWSGLRPCTPDGLPYIGRSARRDNLLVATGHAMLGLSLGPVTGSLIAALVSGERPAIDLEPLRPERFR; this is translated from the coding sequence GTGGCGGGCAAGAAGATCATCATCGTGGGCGGGGGCGTGTCGGGCCTGGCCACGGCCTGGTACTGCCTGGAGCGGGGGCACGAGGTCACCGTCCTCGAGCGGGGGCCGGAACACCACGACTGCTGCTCCCTGGGCAATGCCGGATTCATCTCGCCGAGCCATTTCATTCCGCTCGCATCGCCGGGGGTCGTGGGGAAGGCGCTCCGCTGGCTCGGCGATCCCGAGAGCCCCTTCTGGGTGCGCCCACGGCTGGATCCCGCGTTCCTCGCCTGGTCCTTCCGTTTCTGGAGAGCCTCGCGGCCGGAGCGCGCGCGCCGCGCGGGGCCGCTCCTCCGCGATTTGAACCTGACCAGCCGGTCGCTTTTCGAGGAGCTGGCCCGTCGTACCGGCAACGATTTCGGGCTCACCGAGGAAGGGCTTCTCCTCCTCTTCCGCTCGGAGGCGGCCCTCGACGTGGAGCGCCGCCACGCGGCGGCCGCGCGAGAGCTGGGCATGGAGGCCGTCATCCTCGATCGCGCGGGCGTGGCGGCGCTGGAGCCGTCCCTCACGCTGGACGTGACCGGCGGGGTGCACTACCCGATGGATGCGCACGTGACGCCGCAGCGCTTCTGCGCGACGCTCGCGCGTCTCGTGCGCGAGCGGGGCGGCGCCTTTGCGTGGGAATCGGGCGTGACGGGGTGGCGCGCCTCGGGGCGCAGGATCGAAGCGGCGATCACGCCCCGCGGAGAGCATCGGGGCGACGAATTCGTGGTGGCCGCGGGCTCCTGGTCGCGCGCGGTGCTCCGGCCGCTCGGCGTTCCGATCGCGCTCGAGCCGGGGAAGGGCTACAGCCTCACCCTGCCCGAACCTCCGGAGCGGCCGCGCCGTTCGCTGCTGTTGCAGGAGGCGCGCGTCGCGATCACCCCAATGGGAAGCACGCTCCGGGTCGGCGGCACGATGGAGCTCGGGGCCGGCACGCTGGGCGTCAATCCGCCGCGCATCCGGGGCATCGTGCGCTCGATGGGACGCTATCTGCCGGCCTTCACCCCGGACCGTTTCGCCGGGATCGAGCCCTGGAGCGGGCTTCGCCCCTGCACGCCGGACGGGCTGCCGTACATCGGCCGCTCCGCGCGCCGCGACAATCTCCTCGTCGCGACCGGGCACGCGATGCTCGGACTCTCGCTGGGCCCGGTGACCGGCTCCCTGATCGCGGCGCTCGTGTCCGGCGAGCGGCCCGCCATCGATCTCGAGCCCCTGCGCCCGGAGCGGTTCAGATGA
- the rocF gene encoding arginase has translation MSFKPASIEIIGAPVDLGAGRRGVDMGPSAIRIADLEPRLEALGHSVSDHGDVDVMIPETLEVGAGVLRYKAAILAACESLRIEVERIHGAGRTPLVLGGDHSIAIGSVAGTSNHFDIRSQPVGLIWFDAHGDCNTPLTTPSGNIHGMSLAVLLGQGDSELVRLGGRAPKVKPQHAAVIGVRDLDTGEREMLRDSGVAVFTIRDVDERGMKTVVGDAIRIAGTGTGGIHLSFDLDVLDPEEAPGIGTPVPGGITYREAHLAMELLCESGLVVAADFVEVNPVLDTRNSTGALAVELALSLFGKQIL, from the coding sequence ATGAGCTTCAAGCCGGCATCGATCGAGATCATCGGCGCGCCCGTGGACCTGGGCGCGGGACGCCGCGGCGTGGACATGGGCCCTTCGGCCATCCGCATCGCCGACCTCGAGCCGCGCCTGGAGGCGCTGGGGCACAGCGTCTCCGACCACGGCGACGTGGACGTCATGATCCCCGAGACGCTGGAGGTGGGCGCCGGGGTCCTCCGCTACAAGGCGGCCATCCTGGCCGCCTGCGAGTCGCTCCGGATCGAGGTGGAGCGGATCCACGGCGCCGGGCGCACCCCGCTCGTGCTGGGCGGCGACCACTCGATCGCCATCGGATCGGTCGCGGGGACCTCGAACCACTTCGACATCCGCTCCCAGCCGGTCGGGCTGATCTGGTTCGACGCCCACGGCGACTGCAACACTCCGCTCACGACCCCTTCCGGAAACATCCACGGCATGTCGCTCGCCGTCCTCCTCGGGCAGGGCGACTCGGAGCTGGTCCGCCTGGGCGGGCGCGCGCCGAAAGTGAAGCCGCAGCACGCCGCGGTCATCGGCGTGCGCGATCTCGACACCGGCGAGCGGGAGATGCTGCGCGACTCGGGGGTCGCGGTGTTCACGATCCGCGACGTGGACGAGCGCGGCATGAAGACCGTGGTCGGCGACGCGATCCGCATCGCCGGCACTGGCACGGGGGGGATCCATCTCTCGTTCGATCTGGACGTGCTCGATCCGGAGGAGGCGCCGGGGATCGGCACGCCGGTTCCGGGCGGCATCACCTACCGCGAGGCGCACCTCGCGATGGAGCTCCTCTGCGAGAGCGGGCTCGTCGTGGCGGCCGATTTCGTGGAGGTGAACCCGGTGCTCGACACCCGGAACTCGACCGGCGCCCTGGCGGTCGAGCTGGCGCTCAGCCTCTTCGGCAAGCAGATCCTCTAG